A single Mangifera indica cultivar Alphonso chromosome 20, CATAS_Mindica_2.1, whole genome shotgun sequence DNA region contains:
- the LOC123204003 gene encoding NAC domain-containing protein 71-like — protein MGCLVGLMCYFFYMKIISLLEEKRIHPDFSDPEVNEVDIYEFDPSDLRGLSESDSDEQGWYFFCQPYYKYAKSKRANRRTPGGYWKITGRGCAVKNKSGQVIGSKKNLVFYRLGGSSKEVKTDWVMHEFYVKDEKDPRYQKDFVLCFIEKKSNKSGVSTPDDGQLSDCLSSDCISQVTECPHIEVESQQPSSSHRLSYDSGENITEISFSGVEPQLLQTANLVRDPGSLFRESTNSLLESQPLLDNNFVPDQMNLFAEITYPVQVDPQLLAELYSTNSSCWLNQSPLPAPQLPTNPDQHQGFNSSTYSTGFWEDCNMQDFQFDGDFGDVISLWDLEN, from the exons ATGGGCTGTCTTGTGGGGCTCATGTGCtactttttttatatgaaaatcatTAGTCTTCTGGAGGAGAAGAGGATTCACCCGGATTTCTCTGACCCCGAGGTTAATGAAGTTGATATCTACGAGTTCGACCCTTCTGACTTGCGTG GGCTCTCTGAAAGTGACTCCGATGAACAAGGATGGTACTTTTTCTGTCAGCCTTATTATAAGTATGCGAAGAGTAAACGTGCCAACCGACGAACCCCTGGAGGTTATTGGAAAATAACTGGGAGAGGTTGTGCTGTCAAGAATAAAAGCGGGCAAGTCATCGGCAGCAAAAAGAACTTGGTTTTTTACAGACTCGGTGGTTCTTCTAAGGAAGTCAAGACTGACTGGGTTATGCATGAATTCTATGTTAAGGATGAGAAAGACCCGCGTTACCAG AAGGATTTTGTTCTCTGtttcatagaaaaaaaatcaaacaagtcTGGCGTTTCAACTCCTGATGATGGTCAACTAAGTGACTGTTTGTCTTCTGACTGTATAAGCCAAGTTACAGAATGTCCTCATATAGAG GTTGAATCGCAGCAGCCATCATCAAGTCACCGTTTGAGTTATGATTCTGGAGAGAATATTACAGAAATTTCTTTTTCAGGA GTGGAACCTCAACTACTGCAAACTGCCAATTTGGTGAGGGATCCAGGAAGTTTGTTTCGAGAAAGTACTAACTCATTG TTAGAATCCCAGCCGCTATTGGATAACAATTTTGTTCCTGACCAGATGAATCTTTTTGCAGAAATTACTTACCCAGTG CAGGTAGATCCTCAACTACTAGCTGAACTTTATTCAACCAATAGCTCTTGTTGGTTAAATCAAAGTCCTCTCCCTGCACCACAGTTGCCAACTAATCCAGACCAACACCAGGGATTCAATTCCTCCACATACTCAACTGGGTTTTGGGAAGACTGCAATATGCAGGATTTTCAGTTTGATGGTGATTTTGGAGATGTGATTTCACTATGGGACTTGGAGAATTAA
- the LOC123203954 gene encoding NAC domain-containing protein 96-like: protein MERVVGYRFHPTDEEIIRLLEQKRRDPDFSVHAISEANIYDYEPFQLTRLSRIPSSEKWCNFFCAPDYINVDTSRFSRATKMGYWKLTGEPRKIKTKRSNKVIGAKRILVFYERHGGSKGIKTDWVMHQYSVNNDPLYKKDFVVYCVKRKRDKKYNVLTNVKAQQKKKPHVSTRNDEPSHSIAFANGCPPELQSQIAEDTAEFQSNFAENASIEAQLTPSNCSASSPRYQVTENTLQVDPHDLAKSDMLYESNGLDHTSPSALQSHPGQGPSYSNVSSNDKDVLDSPFGSKREDNSVNPQQHIQTSYPYEDTGDSTHPHNFNLTNSVAGFGCGVSSEWDSETFIETVRVVFEYNPQPDAVSLTL from the exons ATGGAGCGTGTGGTGGGTTACAGATTCCATCCAACTGATGAAGAAATCATCCGTCTTCTTGAGCAGAAGAGGCGTGACCCTGATTTCTCTGTCCATGCTATTTCTGAGGCTAATATCTATGACTACGAGCCTTTTCAGCTAACTA GGCTTTCACGAATACCGTCCAGTGAAAAATGGTGCAACTTTTTCTGTGCCCCAGATTATATAAATGTTGATACTAGTCGTTTTAGTAGAGCAACTAAGATGGGATACTGGAAGCTAACCGGTGAACCTCGTAAAATTAAGACTAAACGCAGTAATAAGGTAATTGGTGCCAAAAGGATTTTGGTATTCTATGAACGTCATGGTGGTTCTAAGGGGATTAAGACTGACTGGGTTATGCATCAGTATTCTGTCAACAATGATCCTCTTTATAAG AAGGATTTTGTTGTGTATTgcgtaaaaagaaaaagggataaGAAGTATAATGTTTTAACCAACGTTAAAGCTCAACAAAAAAAGAAGCCCCATGTATCAACCAGGAATGATGAACCAAGTCATAGTATTGCTTTTGCTAATGGCTGTCCTCCAGAATTGCAGTCACAAATTGCAGAAGACACTGCAGAATTTCAGTCTAATTTTGCAGAAAATGCTTCTATAGAAGCACAGCTAACACCAAGCAATTGTTCAGCTTCCTCTCCTAGATATCAAGTTACAGAAAATACTTTGCAAGTGGATCCACACGATCTTGCAAAATCAGATATGCTCTATGAGAGTAATGGGTTGGATCACACATCTCCCTCGGCACTGCAGTCGCATCCAGGACAGGGACCCTCATATTCTAATGTCTCTAGTAATGACAAAGATGTATTGGATTCGCCATTTGGCAGTAAGAGAGAAGACAACTCTGTGAATCCACAGCAGCATATCCAGACTTCATACCCTTACGAAGACACAGGAGATAGTACCCATCCTCATAACTTCAACTTGACAAATTCAGTAGCTGGATTTGGCTGTGGAGTTAGCAGTGAATGGGACTCTGAAACGTTCATTGAAACTGTAAGAGTTGTATTTGAGTATAATCCACAACCAGATGCTGTATCTTTGacattgtaa